From a region of the Haloferax volcanii DS2 genome:
- a CDS encoding TrmB family transcriptional regulator, whose protein sequence is MDNSEAIDALIELGLSTYEARVFTALIELGEGTAREVAKTSDVPRSQVYTTAKELQSRGFISVQRANPQVFQPISLSEVESQLSREFESKRDTAFDRLETLERQTAPSAEQSEDVWTITGTPAIIGRASQLIDEAEARVIYGAKDLAHPDAELLSSVRSCCSRGVPVLLLQNNGQEIAEPWRETECVSSVSVPPQQSKSEHAVRLLLVDSDSFLLSVHSNRSAPEIAIWSAKTTFAEAFLQLLTGSLPVTE, encoded by the coding sequence ATGGATAACAGCGAAGCGATTGATGCACTCATCGAACTCGGTCTATCTACATATGAGGCCCGCGTGTTTACTGCGCTTATCGAACTCGGGGAAGGGACGGCGCGTGAGGTCGCAAAGACGTCGGACGTGCCTCGGTCACAGGTGTACACGACGGCCAAAGAGTTACAATCGCGAGGGTTCATCAGCGTTCAACGGGCCAACCCACAGGTCTTCCAACCCATCTCGCTGTCCGAGGTCGAGTCTCAACTCAGCCGTGAGTTCGAGTCCAAGCGCGACACGGCGTTCGACCGGCTTGAGACGCTCGAGCGGCAGACAGCACCGTCGGCTGAACAGAGCGAAGACGTGTGGACCATTACGGGTACTCCGGCGATTATCGGCCGGGCCAGTCAACTCATCGACGAAGCCGAAGCGCGAGTGATCTACGGTGCCAAGGACCTCGCGCATCCGGATGCCGAACTCCTGAGTTCGGTCCGGTCGTGCTGTTCTCGGGGGGTCCCAGTACTCCTGCTCCAGAATAACGGCCAAGAGATCGCAGAGCCGTGGAGGGAGACCGAGTGTGTGTCCAGCGTGTCGGTCCCGCCACAACAGTCCAAAAGTGAGCACGCGGTCCGGTTGCTACTCGTTGATTCGGATAGTTTCCTGCTGAGCGTCCACAGCAATCGATCAGCGCCCGAAATCGCGATTTGGAGCGCAAAAACGACGTTTGCCGAGGCGTTCTTACAGCTCCTCACGGGTAGCCTCCCTGTCACCGAGTGA
- a CDS encoding RNA-guided endonuclease InsQ/TnpB family protein — MAIQVTRTYVGSIQNHQQVCDGLDSLGDSASKIWNVARWTADRVWDEVGKIPNEGSLKSYMKNQACWKDLNAQSSQKVIEELSDAFQSWFDLRHKDSKSNPPGYRKHGDKRPRSTVTFKADGFKHDPENNRVRLSKGSNLKEHFSDFILCEYQTRPDVDLSEVESVQNVRAVWNGDEWELHFVCKVSLETNDSAGDKVAGIDLGIKNIATVAFSDEYVLYPGNSLKQDKHYFTRAEYDTEGENGPSERLMWARRKLAERETHFYHTLTDTIITECAERGVGTLAVSWPEDVRDSDWGKTGNKKLHTWAFDRIYQYLEYKGKIRGVEVLKENEWDTSKTCSRCGDDTKGNRKHRGLYVCSSCGLVGNADCNGAENMRQKITPSPHGEDRSNGCVAQPSVHLFDSESGCFAPREQVVS; from the coding sequence ATGGCGATTCAGGTCACTCGCACCTACGTTGGTTCCATCCAGAACCACCAACAGGTCTGCGATGGCCTCGACTCGCTCGGAGATTCTGCCTCGAAAATCTGGAACGTCGCACGATGGACAGCAGACCGCGTGTGGGACGAGGTTGGCAAAATCCCAAACGAAGGTTCGCTCAAATCGTACATGAAGAACCAAGCGTGCTGGAAAGACTTGAACGCACAATCCAGTCAGAAAGTCATCGAAGAACTTTCTGACGCTTTCCAGTCATGGTTCGACCTGCGACACAAAGACTCGAAGTCGAATCCGCCCGGCTACCGAAAACACGGCGACAAACGGCCACGTTCCACGGTCACGTTCAAAGCAGACGGATTCAAACACGACCCCGAGAACAATCGGGTTCGACTCAGCAAAGGCTCGAACCTCAAAGAGCATTTCTCGGATTTCATCCTCTGTGAGTACCAGACTCGCCCGGACGTTGACCTCTCGGAAGTTGAATCGGTGCAGAACGTTCGCGCCGTCTGGAACGGCGACGAATGGGAACTGCACTTCGTCTGCAAAGTCAGTCTCGAAACCAACGACTCAGCAGGCGACAAGGTGGCAGGAATCGACCTCGGCATCAAGAACATCGCCACGGTCGCTTTCTCCGATGAATACGTTCTCTACCCCGGCAACTCGCTCAAACAGGACAAGCACTACTTCACGCGTGCTGAGTACGACACAGAAGGTGAGAATGGCCCGTCCGAGAGGTTGATGTGGGCACGTCGGAAACTCGCAGAGCGCGAAACGCACTTCTACCATACACTGACGGACACTATCATCACAGAGTGTGCCGAGCGCGGTGTTGGTACGCTTGCAGTGAGCTGGCCTGAAGACGTTCGTGACTCTGACTGGGGCAAGACTGGCAACAAGAAGTTGCATACGTGGGCGTTCGACCGCATCTACCAGTACCTCGAATACAAAGGTAAGATTCGTGGCGTTGAGGTGCTGAAAGAGAACGAGTGGGACACCTCGAAGACGTGTTCACGGTGTGGAGACGACACGAAAGGGAACCGGAAACATCGTGGGTTGTACGTCTGCTCGTCGTGTGGGTTGGTCGGAAACGCGGATTGCAACGGGGCGGAGAATATGCGTCAGAAGATAACTCCGAGTCCTCACGGTGAGGATAGGAGTAACGGCTGTGTGGCACAGCCATCGGTACACCTGTTCGACTCAGAGAGCGGTTGCTTTGCACCGCGAGAACAGGTCGTGTCGTAG
- a CDS encoding PH domain-containing protein has translation MARGLPALWSSVFGLPLVAAGAYLSGFVAELSGGSQTQSSPAAGLIIAVFGLFILAMGWYVHFVTAPETPQMRADEHLVETRNPAQRSALAEAALAVPLLSLGGYLLYFTHRPLYQPTIAFGGGLFLFSRGIYRYWQNTLTTYSLTNQRVIEEYRFISLLRNEVPLEKARGVEETRSAWDSLFGLGNVRIRSGASGGLTVAVEQVYDPADFAGQVRRELSSGSEQTAAAQEPTAEARADGVAPPSADAGAERERSVDSTESATGDATDSESEAVSADRSPDTDETA, from the coding sequence ATGGCGCGAGGTCTCCCTGCGCTCTGGAGTTCGGTTTTCGGGCTCCCGCTCGTCGCCGCCGGGGCGTATCTGTCCGGATTCGTCGCGGAGCTGTCGGGCGGCTCACAGACCCAGTCATCGCCGGCCGCTGGGCTCATCATCGCCGTCTTCGGGCTGTTCATCCTCGCGATGGGGTGGTACGTGCATTTCGTGACGGCTCCGGAAACACCCCAGATGCGAGCCGACGAGCACCTCGTCGAGACGCGGAATCCCGCACAACGAAGCGCGCTCGCGGAAGCCGCGCTCGCCGTGCCCCTCCTCTCCCTTGGAGGGTATCTGCTGTATTTCACGCACCGCCCGCTGTACCAGCCGACGATTGCGTTCGGAGGCGGCCTGTTTTTGTTCTCCAGAGGAATCTATCGCTACTGGCAGAACACGCTTACCACCTACTCCTTGACGAATCAACGCGTAATCGAAGAGTACCGATTTATCTCGTTGTTGCGAAACGAGGTGCCGCTTGAGAAGGCTCGTGGCGTCGAGGAGACCCGTTCGGCGTGGGATTCACTGTTCGGGCTGGGGAACGTCAGGATTCGGTCCGGGGCAAGCGGCGGTCTCACGGTTGCCGTCGAGCAAGTGTACGACCCCGCCGACTTTGCCGGACAGGTCCGCCGGGAACTCTCCTCGGGAAGCGAGCAGACAGCGGCCGCTCAGGAGCCAACGGCTGAGGCGCGTGCTGACGGTGTGGCTCCGCCCTCGGCTGACGCGGGGGCCGAACGGGAGCGGTCCGTGGACTCCACCGAGTCGGCCACGGGCGACGCGACCGACAGCGAATCAGAGGCGGTATCGGCGGACCGGAGCCCCGATACGGACGAAACCGCGTGA
- a CDS encoding efflux RND transporter permease subunit, with protein sequence MDKLRQLFSAVGRQVQQRPVAVLLLAVLLIFTAFGGAAQITSVTGDAAFVADNPTFDAFTESFDRGSIAVLVRGDITEPQTLHAIDRVDQQMSTKPNVHTVTSPADQVRQEYGRIPDSEAKIRSVIGSPDYTVVQIVFDTGLSQTEERPIYTQAVEATDWAEFPSGTTVTVTGSAAFSAQLSTLIQQSTQQLLGLAIGLMVVALFFLFRGVRLRLLPIVAVFVGVIYTFGAIGYAGVPNSTMTSAVFPILIGLGIDYSVQFHERYEEELENHPPREALPQALGGIGPPVFVAMLAAALGFGATWVSTSSPSIIWFAQTSIFGVLLTFIAGILVLLPLLTLWVRRRGDAEDETPDEDDAPTTATTTQSQDQGDSDRIGLVGELLGRSARILASHPVLVLSIALLIALVGFQAGGSLDTLADTEEFIPQDLPAYTDLQQFRSVAGGGSSTSYDVLVTGTNLKHPATLQWMLDFEHIATQTPLVQGVDSPATLVKQYNGGQLPQTESGVKRVLETVPERQKLQYYNDGRAHIMVYSAQDMTTQQALSFLENTRESIAYSSPPPGVTAEITGTAAIATPSIVEQINSRNVTTGLGVLFVFILLLVYYRNLVKAVAPLIPMVFVIGWQNIYMYLLDIPVSPLGASLGAMTVGIGAEYTIIVMDRYYQEKQRAGVSRLDAVQTAATRVGKAISVSGMTTVFGFSALVLSPFPILSGFGFLTVGVVFLTLIASLATLPPTLVLLDSIAERVAASRSS encoded by the coding sequence ATGGATAAGCTACGCCAGCTGTTCAGCGCGGTCGGAAGACAGGTCCAACAGCGACCGGTCGCAGTGCTGCTTCTCGCAGTCCTGCTTATCTTCACCGCGTTCGGCGGTGCTGCGCAGATTACCAGCGTTACTGGCGACGCTGCATTCGTTGCGGACAACCCAACGTTCGACGCGTTTACGGAGTCGTTTGACCGGGGCAGCATCGCCGTTCTCGTACGGGGAGATATTACGGAGCCGCAGACGCTCCACGCGATTGACCGCGTCGACCAGCAGATGTCGACGAAGCCGAACGTCCATACCGTAACGAGTCCGGCCGATCAGGTCCGCCAGGAGTACGGCCGAATCCCCGATTCGGAGGCGAAGATTCGAAGCGTTATCGGGTCGCCGGACTACACGGTCGTCCAGATCGTCTTCGATACGGGGCTCTCTCAGACGGAGGAACGCCCCATCTACACGCAGGCCGTTGAAGCGACTGACTGGGCGGAATTCCCCTCCGGGACGACGGTAACCGTCACTGGCAGTGCCGCGTTCTCTGCACAGCTCTCGACGCTCATTCAGCAGAGCACCCAGCAGTTACTCGGCCTCGCAATCGGGCTCATGGTCGTGGCGCTGTTCTTCCTGTTCCGCGGCGTCCGCCTTCGTCTCCTCCCGATTGTCGCCGTCTTCGTCGGCGTCATCTACACGTTCGGAGCGATTGGATACGCCGGTGTCCCCAATTCGACGATGACCAGCGCGGTCTTCCCGATTTTGATTGGGCTGGGCATCGACTACTCCGTGCAGTTCCACGAGCGGTACGAGGAAGAACTCGAAAACCATCCGCCACGCGAAGCGCTTCCGCAAGCGCTTGGCGGAATCGGTCCACCGGTCTTCGTCGCTATGCTCGCCGCCGCGTTGGGGTTCGGAGCGACGTGGGTGTCGACGTCGTCGCCGTCGATTATCTGGTTCGCCCAGACCTCGATCTTCGGCGTGCTTCTCACCTTCATCGCGGGGATACTCGTTCTCCTCCCGCTGCTCACCCTCTGGGTCCGCCGGCGGGGCGACGCCGAAGACGAGACGCCGGACGAAGACGACGCCCCGACAACGGCCACAACGACGCAGTCTCAAGACCAAGGCGACTCGGATCGCATCGGCCTCGTCGGGGAACTGCTCGGTCGTTCGGCGCGGATACTCGCGAGTCATCCGGTGCTCGTCCTCAGTATCGCACTGCTGATTGCTCTCGTAGGCTTTCAGGCCGGCGGGTCGCTCGACACGCTCGCGGACACGGAAGAGTTCATCCCGCAGGACCTCCCCGCCTACACCGACCTCCAGCAGTTCCGCTCTGTTGCCGGCGGCGGTTCGAGCACGAGTTACGACGTGCTCGTGACCGGGACGAATCTCAAACATCCGGCAACGTTGCAGTGGATGCTCGACTTCGAGCACATCGCGACACAGACCCCGCTGGTACAAGGCGTCGATTCGCCAGCGACGCTGGTTAAACAGTACAACGGGGGCCAACTCCCCCAGACTGAAAGCGGCGTCAAACGCGTGCTCGAAACCGTCCCCGAGAGACAGAAACTCCAGTATTACAACGACGGGCGTGCGCACATCATGGTCTACTCCGCACAGGATATGACCACTCAGCAGGCCCTCTCGTTCTTGGAGAACACGCGCGAGTCAATCGCGTACAGTAGCCCCCCACCCGGAGTGACGGCGGAAATCACGGGGACCGCCGCGATTGCGACCCCCTCTATCGTGGAGCAGATCAACTCACGGAACGTGACGACCGGACTGGGCGTCCTGTTCGTGTTTATCCTGCTCCTCGTGTACTACCGCAATCTGGTGAAGGCTGTTGCGCCGCTCATCCCGATGGTGTTCGTCATCGGCTGGCAGAACATCTACATGTATCTGCTGGATATCCCGGTTTCGCCACTCGGTGCGAGTCTCGGGGCGATGACAGTCGGAATCGGTGCGGAGTACACCATCATCGTGATGGACCGATACTACCAAGAGAAACAGCGGGCGGGCGTCAGTCGACTCGATGCCGTTCAGACCGCGGCCACTCGGGTCGGAAAGGCGATTAGTGTGTCGGGAATGACGACCGTGTTCGGCTTTTCGGCGCTGGTGTTGTCGCCGTTCCCGATTCTCAGCGGGTTCGGCTTCCTGACCGTCGGCGTCGTGTTTCTGACGCTCATCGCGTCGTTGGCGACGCTCCCGCCGACGCTCGTCCTCTTGGACTCGATTGCCGAGCGCGTGGCTGCCAGTCGGTCCTCGTAA
- a CDS encoding COG1361 S-layer family protein, with protein sequence MSAESSVYGNPELSLSVSDNTYRSSEAATLSVVASNNGRLEQGGPAQYEQEVQTAQSVEMEILEEQIDAPIDVKTGTVIAGTIPDSGTARFDFNIELGNAEPGTYEIPVEVQYKYVRMVTYGSVDGPEYTWRTVTREKSVTIEVEDRPQFEVVSEGNNAVFAGDTGQLSFALENTGTRTATSSSVQLTTQSPTIFFGTMQNPQSSTSLYVPTLEPGERTNLSVQVGAAAETQAGEYPVNLAVSYQNQNGVTETSDTLTTGIAVNPERSFEIRDIETERFRVDEGEAKINAQVVNTGSGTANNLAVQIGDTALVTPTNGESAIGDLAPGESKPVSFTVSIPAGAEPGTNMFPFVVEYENQDGDVRTTSPIRKSIAIEPEQDPFTVVGVNTSVSPGATDTVDVTVQYNGEEPVSATNAKLFVSDPISTSDDGAYLGEMQPGETKTATFTVSAGSSAVVKAYDASVEVRYDEADGDTRYTDGLPVGIALSPSSGGLPVPMSVLGVVALLGIGAIAVIYRRR encoded by the coding sequence GTGTCGGCCGAGAGTTCGGTGTACGGGAACCCGGAGCTCTCGCTCAGCGTGTCGGATAACACCTACCGGTCGAGCGAGGCCGCGACGCTGTCGGTTGTCGCAAGCAACAACGGTCGGCTCGAACAGGGTGGGCCGGCACAGTACGAACAGGAAGTCCAGACCGCACAGAGCGTGGAGATGGAGATTCTCGAAGAACAGATCGATGCACCAATCGACGTGAAGACGGGAACCGTTATCGCGGGCACCATCCCCGACTCGGGGACCGCTCGGTTTGATTTCAACATCGAACTCGGAAACGCCGAGCCGGGCACCTACGAGATACCCGTCGAGGTGCAGTACAAGTACGTCCGGATGGTCACCTACGGCAGCGTCGACGGACCGGAATACACGTGGCGGACCGTCACGAGAGAGAAGTCGGTGACGATCGAAGTCGAAGACCGCCCGCAGTTCGAGGTCGTGAGCGAAGGTAACAACGCCGTATTCGCCGGCGACACCGGCCAGCTCTCGTTCGCGCTCGAAAATACGGGCACGCGAACCGCAACGTCGTCGTCGGTCCAGCTCACGACGCAGTCGCCGACGATTTTCTTCGGCACGATGCAGAATCCGCAGTCGTCGACGAGCCTGTACGTCCCGACCCTCGAACCGGGCGAGCGGACGAACCTCTCGGTCCAGGTCGGTGCGGCGGCGGAGACCCAGGCAGGTGAGTACCCCGTCAACCTGGCCGTGTCGTACCAGAACCAGAACGGCGTCACCGAAACGTCGGACACGCTGACGACCGGCATCGCGGTGAACCCCGAGCGAAGCTTCGAGATACGCGACATCGAGACGGAGCGATTCAGGGTCGACGAAGGTGAAGCGAAAATCAACGCACAGGTCGTCAACACGGGCAGCGGCACCGCGAACAACCTCGCAGTCCAAATCGGTGACACGGCGCTCGTGACGCCGACGAACGGCGAGTCCGCTATCGGAGACCTCGCCCCCGGCGAGTCGAAGCCGGTCTCGTTTACCGTCTCGATTCCGGCGGGCGCTGAACCGGGGACGAACATGTTCCCGTTCGTCGTCGAATACGAGAACCAAGACGGTGACGTGAGAACGACGTCGCCGATTCGGAAGTCGATAGCAATCGAACCCGAACAGGACCCGTTCACGGTCGTCGGCGTCAACACGAGCGTCTCGCCGGGCGCGACCGACACGGTGGACGTCACGGTGCAGTACAACGGCGAAGAACCGGTGTCGGCGACGAACGCCAAGCTCTTCGTGAGCGACCCGATTTCGACGTCCGACGACGGCGCGTATCTCGGAGAGATGCAGCCGGGAGAAACCAAAACGGCGACGTTCACCGTCAGTGCCGGGTCGAGTGCGGTTGTCAAGGCTTACGACGCCTCGGTCGAGGTTCGGTACGACGAGGCTGACGGCGACACGAGGTACACTGACGGCCTGCCGGTCGGCATTGCGCTCTCCCCGTCGAGCGGTGGACTCCCGGTTCCGATGTCGGTCCTCGGAGTCGTCGCACTCCTCGGAATCGGAGCGATAGCCGTCATCTACCGCCGTCGATGA
- a CDS encoding right-handed parallel beta-helix repeat-containing protein yields the protein MSSAPAAAAPPAVTFVETPIQSDTTWTADEGPYRLIRSVAIEPGATLTIRPGTEVQLAEGVSLTVRGSLQAEGTAERPVRITQSAPSGRNLRWETIRYNGTESSTLSLRHTTLHGGHSGITTTSGAGSVTIVDSRLENFSVAGISVNGTAMPPVELTRSTLTDIGGHAVRASPSTGAVEEVELNTTDRRRNQTVRHTLGLALGVGVSMETIRLRYPTERSVRDVDAETLDRIGLDTDNDGDIDRSLDDDVSDVSVSGRRVEISLSRSVYVSSRDRLIVEYGGVVNPRTRGVYPIGVSVLEHRTPQLSDGVHAMYVVGEETTPFAYTRPTDLTRVRGITVSQSVFDGIDGAGVFAAADIVTGVRISESRFTDVRGDGVAIRAAQSESSFRDNRLRAGDAGIHVETRTQTTLVASENRISESETGIRVRQSERRVRGVTRVTLRGNELVANDRNGLEIQSETSEGELLLANNTMSENGGDGVALSNWAIKDSRVSGNQLFDNGDDGIAIDSHVVRNLTLSRNRIADNGGDGLDVSVRALVRDVAATDNTISDNRGHALAVRSDLLVHRVAVAGNDLTNNGGAGLLVSTPLTHNGRLSVTDNVLVANGYGLVARGTLNATVQRNDIVFNTNSHVRPPPLPGVDPGTGVYIAEGPRGAVLDQSDPDAPFAELVANPRLRQQIEITRLWGDTVAVLRTDGVSHVRSTTEGAVDVRRVDGTLPTGVELSYANSTPDRFRVADNDIYGHDTGMEINITQLVTANTTARIVTDSIQTVNAESNYWGAASGPYHASILPEGEGDEVTITNGWVDFIPVADAPTGQQYRRPTARLDAPSAAEPGSRIDVSGADSTAGTGSVTTYHFVVNGTNHTTRDSADLRLQMPNETLSVSLAVEDDLGIDSNASATARVRAASSGDAAVSAPGSQSAASGPEQGVSSGAGLRSAWGLLGGGCLLAALFFGGYGMVRTVRNQPVPMRGVFVQALAAFGILVWLVAGFVGSTQLVLVGGAAGVVWGGLTLVAYLLATRL from the coding sequence GTGTCGAGTGCCCCGGCCGCGGCAGCGCCGCCTGCGGTCACGTTCGTCGAGACGCCAATCCAGTCGGATACGACGTGGACCGCGGATGAGGGTCCGTATCGACTCATCCGGAGCGTCGCTATCGAGCCCGGTGCGACGCTCACGATTCGCCCCGGTACGGAAGTGCAACTGGCGGAGGGGGTTTCGCTCACCGTCCGGGGCTCGTTGCAAGCCGAGGGCACTGCCGAACGGCCGGTTCGAATCACGCAGAGCGCGCCGTCGGGGCGGAATCTCAGATGGGAGACGATTCGCTACAACGGCACCGAATCGTCGACGCTCTCGCTTCGACACACGACGCTCCACGGCGGTCACAGCGGGATTACGACGACGAGCGGAGCCGGCTCCGTCACAATCGTCGACTCGCGCTTGGAGAACTTCTCCGTGGCGGGTATCTCCGTCAACGGCACGGCGATGCCCCCGGTCGAACTCACGCGGTCGACGCTGACCGACATCGGCGGCCACGCCGTCCGCGCGAGCCCCTCAACCGGGGCCGTGGAGGAGGTCGAACTGAACACGACGGACCGACGACGGAACCAGACGGTACGGCACACGCTCGGACTCGCCCTCGGCGTCGGCGTCTCGATGGAGACGATTCGGCTCCGGTATCCCACCGAGCGGTCGGTACGCGACGTCGACGCCGAGACGCTCGACCGAATCGGCCTCGACACCGACAACGATGGAGACATCGACCGGTCGCTCGACGACGACGTTTCGGACGTCTCGGTCAGCGGGCGTCGCGTCGAGATTTCGCTGTCGCGGTCGGTGTACGTGTCGAGTCGGGACCGGCTCATCGTCGAGTACGGCGGGGTCGTGAACCCACGGACCCGAGGCGTGTACCCCATCGGCGTCAGCGTGCTCGAACACCGGACGCCGCAGCTATCGGACGGTGTCCACGCGATGTACGTCGTCGGCGAGGAGACGACGCCGTTCGCGTACACGCGGCCGACCGACCTCACACGCGTCCGAGGTATCACCGTCAGTCAGTCCGTGTTCGACGGGATTGATGGTGCGGGAGTGTTCGCCGCCGCGGATATCGTCACCGGCGTCAGAATCAGCGAGAGTCGGTTCACCGACGTACGGGGCGACGGCGTGGCGATACGGGCCGCCCAAAGTGAAAGCAGTTTCCGCGACAACCGCCTGCGCGCCGGCGATGCGGGGATTCACGTCGAAACCCGAACGCAGACGACGCTGGTCGCGAGCGAAAATCGGATTTCGGAGTCGGAAACCGGGATTCGCGTTCGACAGTCCGAGCGGCGCGTCCGCGGCGTCACACGGGTGACGCTCCGCGGAAACGAGTTGGTCGCCAACGACCGCAACGGACTCGAAATCCAGTCCGAAACGAGCGAGGGCGAACTGCTGCTCGCGAACAACACGATGAGCGAAAACGGGGGCGACGGGGTCGCGCTCTCGAACTGGGCCATCAAGGACAGCCGCGTCAGCGGCAACCAACTGTTCGACAACGGCGACGACGGCATCGCAATCGACAGCCACGTGGTGCGGAACCTCACGCTGTCCCGGAACCGAATCGCGGACAACGGCGGCGACGGACTCGACGTGTCCGTCCGCGCGTTGGTTCGAGATGTCGCTGCGACCGACAACACGATTTCCGACAACCGGGGCCACGCGCTCGCGGTGCGCTCCGACCTGCTCGTCCATCGCGTTGCTGTCGCGGGGAACGACCTCACCAACAACGGCGGGGCTGGGCTCCTCGTTTCGACCCCGCTCACGCACAACGGGCGGCTCAGCGTGACGGACAACGTGCTCGTTGCGAACGGTTACGGACTCGTGGCTCGCGGGACGCTGAATGCGACGGTGCAGCGCAACGACATCGTGTTCAACACGAACTCGCACGTCCGACCGCCACCGCTTCCCGGCGTCGACCCCGGTACGGGAGTCTACATCGCGGAAGGGCCGCGCGGTGCGGTCCTCGACCAGAGCGACCCGGACGCCCCGTTTGCTGAGCTCGTTGCGAACCCGCGGCTCCGGCAACAGATCGAGATTACGCGGCTCTGGGGCGATACGGTCGCCGTCCTTCGCACCGACGGGGTGAGCCACGTCCGCTCGACGACCGAGGGTGCGGTCGACGTCCGCCGCGTCGACGGCACGCTCCCGACGGGTGTCGAACTCTCGTACGCCAACTCGACCCCCGACCGCTTCCGGGTCGCCGACAACGACATCTACGGTCACGACACCGGGATGGAGATAAATATCACGCAGCTCGTCACGGCGAACACGACGGCACGAATCGTCACCGACTCGATACAGACGGTCAACGCGGAGTCGAACTACTGGGGTGCCGCGAGCGGACCCTACCACGCGTCCATCCTGCCGGAAGGCGAGGGCGACGAGGTCACGATTACCAACGGCTGGGTCGACTTCATTCCGGTCGCGGACGCTCCGACCGGCCAGCAGTACCGACGGCCGACTGCCCGCCTCGACGCGCCGTCGGCGGCCGAGCCGGGCAGTCGAATCGACGTTTCGGGGGCCGATAGCACAGCCGGGACCGGGTCGGTCACCACGTATCATTTCGTCGTTAACGGGACGAACCACACGACGCGGGACAGCGCCGACCTCCGCCTCCAGATGCCGAACGAGACGCTCTCGGTCTCACTCGCTGTCGAAGACGACCTCGGAATCGACAGCAACGCCTCCGCAACGGCGCGCGTCCGGGCGGCGTCATCCGGCGACGCGGCGGTGAGCGCTCCGGGGAGTCAGTCGGCCGCGTCCGGCCCCGAACAGGGGGTGTCGTCCGGGGCTGGACTCCGTTCTGCGTGGGGTCTCCTCGGCGGTGGCTGTCTCCTGGCTGCGCTCTTCTTCGGCGGCTACGGGATGGTCCGGACGGTCCGAAACCAGCCGGTCCCGATGCGCGGGGTGTTCGTGCAGGCGCTCGCGGCGTTCGGTATTCTGGTCTGGCTCGTCGCCGGCTTCGTCGGCTCGACGCAGCTCGTCCTCGTCGGCGGTGCCGCCGGGGTCGTTTGGGGCGGGCTCACCCTCGTCGCGTACCTTCTCGCCACTCGCCTCTGA
- a CDS encoding COG1361 family protein — MATVALVAVTSVLVASLPAVSAQSGQIVVNSTTVEPREPYVGELVTVRATVSNFESSSGGADLKEVTLRSGGGIVAEASNLGTLGPGGSVDVPLSTTFTSAGEKQLKVHVSGRHENGNVINVEYPVIVTVEERDVRAGLSVGEQTNDTVNVELTNYGNTNLSNVEITASVNGSQIAQRYTANLDPDANRSVVFDTADMSDRVVLFTATYTVDGETFTTTLSEEIEDDSVPGEIRLTSIETTQRAGSVTIQGDAANVGNTDASSVLLTVKETANVTHGSPSGGYFVGRVEASEFATFDVTAELSGEPTTVPIEVSYIVDGDRVTTTQEVPLDSGGAAPVAAGSQSEQGPGSNESQSGGSQLPLPVIGGVLVVVVLGGVGIYRWRQH; from the coding sequence GTGGCGACAGTCGCGCTGGTTGCCGTTACGAGCGTACTCGTCGCGAGCCTCCCGGCGGTGAGCGCACAGTCGGGCCAAATCGTGGTCAACTCGACGACGGTCGAGCCGCGCGAGCCGTACGTCGGTGAATTGGTCACGGTCAGGGCGACCGTTTCGAACTTCGAGAGTAGCTCCGGCGGCGCCGACCTCAAAGAGGTCACGCTCCGGTCGGGCGGCGGCATCGTCGCTGAAGCGAGCAACCTCGGAACGCTCGGACCGGGTGGGTCCGTCGACGTGCCGCTGTCCACCACGTTCACGAGCGCAGGGGAAAAACAGCTCAAAGTCCACGTCTCCGGCCGCCACGAAAACGGGAACGTCATCAACGTCGAGTACCCGGTCATCGTGACGGTCGAAGAACGAGACGTGCGGGCTGGCCTCTCGGTGGGCGAACAGACGAACGACACCGTCAACGTGGAGTTGACCAACTACGGGAACACGAACCTCTCGAACGTCGAAATCACCGCGTCAGTAAACGGTTCCCAGATTGCCCAGCGGTACACCGCGAATCTCGACCCGGACGCGAACCGCTCTGTCGTGTTCGACACCGCCGATATGAGCGACCGGGTCGTGCTGTTCACTGCGACGTACACCGTCGACGGAGAAACGTTCACGACCACGCTGTCGGAGGAGATAGAGGACGACTCGGTCCCCGGAGAGATTCGACTGACGAGCATCGAGACCACGCAAAGAGCCGGCTCCGTGACGATACAAGGCGACGCCGCAAACGTCGGGAACACGGACGCGAGCTCGGTCTTGCTGACGGTCAAGGAGACGGCAAACGTCACCCACGGTTCGCCGTCCGGCGGCTACTTCGTCGGGCGCGTGGAGGCGAGCGAGTTCGCCACGTTCGACGTGACCGCAGAGCTCAGCGGCGAGCCGACGACCGTTCCCATCGAGGTGTCCTACATCGTCGACGGCGACCGGGTGACGACGACACAGGAGGTGCCACTCGATTCCGGTGGTGCCGCGCCTGTCGCCGCCGGTTCCCAGTCCGAGCAGGGTCCGGGCTCCAATGAATCGCAGTCGGGCGGTTCCCAGCTTCCGTTACCCGTTATCGGGGGCGTGCTGGTGGTCGTCGTGCTCGGTGGGGTCGGCATCTATCGCTGGCGCCAGCACTAG